Part of the Kangiella geojedonensis genome is shown below.
GCTTGGGATTGGCTCAAAGGATGATTGTTGATTTTGTGACCAAAGCGATAGCAAGAGCTTTTGTTACGTCAAAAAGTTCGCTATGATTGGTCAGACCAGATAGAGCCGTAGAGATGTGTTGTGACCTCTGGGCGGGTTGAAGTACACTGGATTGCCCTAATCTACTTTAATCAGAACGGTCAGAAGTTCAATTCCATCATCTGATAACCAAAACGGAGAAACAGAATGATTTTCGAAGGTCAGTCGATTCAATGCAGATTACGCGATAAAGGTATCGCCGAAGTGTGCTTTGATAATCAAAATGAGTCGGTGAATAAGTTCGACCGAGCTACTCTTAACGAGTGGCTTCAAGTTAATGAGTTATTAGCTGAACACAAAGAAGTAAAGGCTGTTATGGCAACCAGTGGCAAGCCCGTATTTATTGTCGGAGCCGATATCACTGAGTTTAATGAATTGTTTTCTTCAAGCCGTGAAGACTTACTGGGTTGGTTGGTTGAGGCTAATAAAGCATTTACTGGCTTTGAAGATTTACCTTATCCGACCGCTGTTGCGATTGATGGAATGGCACTCGGCGGCGGTTTAGAAATGTGTTTAACCTGTGACTTCCGTGTGGCGAGCCCTAAAGCACAAGTTGGACTACCAGAGTCGAAGTTGGGCCTAGTACCAGGTTTTGGTGGTAGTGTTCGTTTGGCGCGATTGATTGGTCCTGACAATGCTTTTGAGTGGTTATCAACCGGTAAAGCTTATAAACCAGAAAAGGCGCTAGCGGTAGGAACCATTGATGCGGTAGTGGATTCAGAGCACTTGATCGCCAGTACAGAACAGATGCTATTAGACGCGGTTGAAGGAAAGCTCGATTGGCAAGCGCGCCGCGCTGAGAAAAAAGCACCACTACAATTGAATAAAACCGAAGCCATGATGTCGTTCATGACCTCGAAAGCTTATATCGCTGGTCAAGCGGGTCCGCATTATCCAGCACCAGTACGTGGCGTACAATTAATTGAAGATAGTGCAGGAATGAAGCTGGAAGATGCCATTAAGGCTGAACATGAAGCCTTTGCTGATATGGCGCAAACAGAACAAGCTTCTGCCTTAATTCAATTGTTCTTGAACGATCAAGTTTTAAAGAAAAAAGCCAAGATTGCGAGTAAAACAGCGGATATCGACGTCAAAAGTGCAACCGTCTTGGGTGCAGGTATTATGGGCGGCGGTATTGCCTATCAATCGGCTTCACGGGGCGTTCCTGCAGTGATGAAAGACATCAAGCCAGAAGCGCTTGAGCAAGGAATGGATGAAGCCATTAAATTGTTTGGCAAAGGTGTTAAGTACGGCAAGATTACTACCGATAAAATGGCAAAAGGTATTGCCAGCATTAAACCTACGTTAAGTTATGAAGAAATTAAACATACTGACATTGTGGTTGAAGCCGTAGTTGAAAACCCAAAAGTAAAAGAAGCGGTGTTAACGGAAGTGGAAGGCTTGATGCCGGATGATGCAATCATCTGTTCAAACACCTCAACCATTTCAATTGATCGCTTAGCTAAGTCATTAAAGCGCCCCGAAAAATTCTGCGGTATGCACTTTTTTAATCCTGTGCACAAAATGCCGTTGGTTGAAATTATACGCGGTGAAAAAACGTCGGATGAAACCGTTGCCAGCGTCGTTGCTTACGCGAGCAAGATGGGCAAATCGCCAGTTGTGGTAAATGACTGCCCAGGGTTTTTTGTGAACCGCGTGTTATTCCCATATTTCGGTGGCTTTACTAAGTTGGTTCGTGATGGTGCAGATTTCCAGCACGTTGATAAAGTTATGAGTAAAAAGTTTGGTTGGCCTATGGGGCCAGCTTACTTATTAGATGTTGTGGGTATGGATACTGGCCGTCACGCTGCAGAGGTAATGGCAGAAGGGTTTCCGGATCGCATGAGTAAAGAAGAGAAAGATGCGATTGATGTGATGTTCGAAAACGATCGATATGGTCAGAAATCAGGAAGTGGCTTTTATGTCTATGGTAAAGACAAAAAAGGTCGTCCTACGAAAGAAGCCGATCCAAAAGCGTATGAGCTGCTAAAAGAAGTAGCAGCTGACACGAAAGACTTCGACGATGAAGAAATTATTGCAAGAACCATGTTACCGATGATTATTGAAACCATTCGTTGTTTAGAGGAGGGTATAATCGATAGCCCTGCCGAAGGCGACATGGCATTAATATATGGCTTAGGCTTCCCTCCGTTCAGAGGCGGTGTCTTTAAATATGTAGATTCTCAAGGCATTGCAACCATTGTCGAACTAGCGAAAAAATATCAGCACTTAGGTAAGGCATATGAGCCGACTACTGGAATGCTGAAAATGGCGCAAGACGATAAGAAATTTTATCCATCGGATTTATCTTAAGAGAAGCCACTGGGAGTTAACGATGAAAGAAGTAGTAGTAGTAGATGCCATTCGTACCCCAATGGGGCGCTCGAAAGGCGGAATGTTCCGAAATACGCGTGCTGAAGAGTTATCTGCGCGATTGATGCAGGGATTATTGGACCGTAATGAAAAGCTGGATCCTGCAGATGTTGAAGATGTGATCTGGGGGTGTGTTCAGCAAACCTTAGAGCAAGGGTTTAATATTGCCCGTAATGCGATGTTGAAAACGGATCTACCGCACCATGTTGCTGGACAGACTGTAA
Proteins encoded:
- the fadB gene encoding fatty acid oxidation complex subunit alpha FadB, giving the protein MIFEGQSIQCRLRDKGIAEVCFDNQNESVNKFDRATLNEWLQVNELLAEHKEVKAVMATSGKPVFIVGADITEFNELFSSSREDLLGWLVEANKAFTGFEDLPYPTAVAIDGMALGGGLEMCLTCDFRVASPKAQVGLPESKLGLVPGFGGSVRLARLIGPDNAFEWLSTGKAYKPEKALAVGTIDAVVDSEHLIASTEQMLLDAVEGKLDWQARRAEKKAPLQLNKTEAMMSFMTSKAYIAGQAGPHYPAPVRGVQLIEDSAGMKLEDAIKAEHEAFADMAQTEQASALIQLFLNDQVLKKKAKIASKTADIDVKSATVLGAGIMGGGIAYQSASRGVPAVMKDIKPEALEQGMDEAIKLFGKGVKYGKITTDKMAKGIASIKPTLSYEEIKHTDIVVEAVVENPKVKEAVLTEVEGLMPDDAIICSNTSTISIDRLAKSLKRPEKFCGMHFFNPVHKMPLVEIIRGEKTSDETVASVVAYASKMGKSPVVVNDCPGFFVNRVLFPYFGGFTKLVRDGADFQHVDKVMSKKFGWPMGPAYLLDVVGMDTGRHAAEVMAEGFPDRMSKEEKDAIDVMFENDRYGQKSGSGFYVYGKDKKGRPTKEADPKAYELLKEVAADTKDFDDEEIIARTMLPMIIETIRCLEEGIIDSPAEGDMALIYGLGFPPFRGGVFKYVDSQGIATIVELAKKYQHLGKAYEPTTGMLKMAQDDKKFYPSDLS